From Zingiber officinale cultivar Zhangliang chromosome 5B, Zo_v1.1, whole genome shotgun sequence, the proteins below share one genomic window:
- the LOC121986633 gene encoding sec-independent protein translocase protein TATB, chloroplastic-like, with translation MGSATTLTSLCYCSLSLSSSSHSMLVVLLISSRLPSRVSPKIPPSSHLRRFFSALHLPRPPLWDDLKPLVRPLSFGNFARKEKKVKFYGKIVRASLFGVGSPEALVIGVVALLVFGPKGLAEASSYFEQ, from the exons ATGGGCTCTGCAACGACCCTCACATCACTCTGCTActgctccctctccctctcctcctcttcccaCTCGATGTTGGTGGTCCTCCTCATCTCTTCCCGTCTGCCCTCTAGGGTTTCTCCCAAAATCCCACCTTCGTCCCATCTCCGAAGATTCTTTTCCGCACTCCACCTGCCTCGACCCCCGCTGTGGGACGACCTCAAGCCGCTGGTGAGGCCTCTTTCTTTTGGAAACTTTGCGCGCAAAG AGAAAAAGGTGAAATTTTATGGTAAAATTGTTCGTGCTTCTTTATTTGGAGTGGGTTCTCCTGAAGCATTGGTTATTGGAGTGGTAGCTCTACTGGTGTTTGGCCCTAAAGGCCTAGCTGAGGCAAGTTCCTACTTTGAACAGTAG